A genomic stretch from Arachis stenosperma cultivar V10309 chromosome 3, arast.V10309.gnm1.PFL2, whole genome shotgun sequence includes:
- the LOC130969105 gene encoding malate dehydrogenase, mitochondrial, which yields MIKPSMLRSLQSAVSRGSSQLARRGYSSESTPERKVVVLGAAGGIGQPLSLLMKLNPLVSSLSLYDIAGTPGVAADVSHVNTRSEVAGYQGEGELGKALEGADVVIIPAGVPRKPGMTRDDLFNINAGIVKSLCTAISKYCPKALVNMISNPVNSTVPIAAEVFKKAGTYDEKRLFGVTTLDVVRAKTFYAGKANVPVAGVNVPVVGGHAGITILPLFSQATPKANLDHDVIVALTKRTQDGGTEVVEAKAGKGSATLSMAYAGALFADACLKGLNGVPDVVECSFVQSNVTELPFFASKVRLGKNGVEEVLGLGALSDYEKQGLENLKPELLASIEKGIKFAKQ from the exons ATGATTAAGCCTTCGATGCTCAGATCCCTCCAGTCAGCCGTGTCCCGCGGCTCCTCTCAGCTCGCTCGCCGTGGCTACTCCTCCGAGTCGACCCCCGAGCGCAAGGTCGTTGTTCTCGGGGCCGCCGGTGGCATCGGCCAGCCCCTATCCCTCCTCATGAAGCTCAACCCACTCGTTTCTAGCCTCTCCCTTTACGATATCGCCGGCACCCCCGGCGTCGCCGCTGATGTCAGCCACGTCAACACCAGATCTGAG GTCGCTGGATATCAAGGTGAAGGAGAGCTTGGAAAAGCTTTGGAGGGAGCTGACGTCGTTATAATCCCAGCTGGTGTTCCCAGGAAGCCTGGAATGACTCGCGATGATCTCTTCAACATTAATGCCGGCATTGTCAAGTCTCTGTGCACTGCTATTTCCAAGTACTGCCCCAAG GCCCTTGTTAACATGATTAGCAATCCTGTGAACTCCACTGTTCCCATTGCTGCCGAGGTTTTCAAGAAAGCAGGAACATATGATGAGAAGAGGTTGTTTGGGGTCACCACCCTTGATGTTGTTAGGGCAAAAACTTTTTATGCTGGAAAGGCCAATGTTCCAGTTGCTG GGGTCAATGTACCGGTTGTAGGTGGCCATGCAGGCATCACTATTCTGCCATTATTTTCTCAA GCAACACCGAAAGCCAATTTGGATCATGATGTCATAGTAGCTCTTACGAAGAGAACACAAGATGGTGGAACGGAAGTTGTTGAAGCCAAGGCAGGAAAGGGTTCTGCAactttgtcaatggc CTATGCCGGAGCCCTCTTTGCCGACGCTTGTCTCAAGGGCCTCAATGGTGTCCCAGATGTTGTTGAGTGCTCATTTGTGCAATCTAATGTCACTGAACTTCCTTTCTTCGCTTCAAAG GTGAGACTCGGAAAGAATGGTGTGGAGGAAGTTCTGGGATTGGGGGCTCTTTCAGATTATGAGAAACAAGGCCTTGAAAACCTTAAGCCTGAGCTCTTGGCATCTATTGAGAAGGGAATCAAATTCGCCAAGCAATAA